The stretch of DNA GCAGTTGCAATGTGACAATGATTTTCAATAACTGCATCATGCTCTACGAGTGCCTTTGTATTGATGATACAGTTTACACCAACTTCGGCATTAGCATTGACAATGGCATGGTGCATCACCACAGTACCCTCACCTATCTTAGCATACTTTGAAACATACGCAAGGGGAGAGATAATCACAGGCAGCGTGTAGCCAGTTTTTTTGAGTTGTTCATACACTCGCACTCGCGCAGCATTATCTTTAATGTGCCCAATAGTTATGACTGCCTGGTGTGCTTTTTTATACAACACGGATAATTGTGCATCGTCACCCAACACCGGATATCCCAAAACGGTTTTACCAACATTTTGGGGTAAATCTACAATTCCAAGAATTTTATATGTATCTTGCAATTCAATAACATCAATAACACTACGACAATGGCCGCCACCGCCGACGAGAATGATTTCAGGTTTTGTAGTTTCACTTTGCAAAATAACCACCTGTTTTAGGCGCACCACGAAATTCTATTTTATCTTCTTCTTTTAGTTTCTTTAACCATCTTTCTATATTCTTAACAGATGTCTTCATTTGAGTAGCGAAAAATTTTGATCGTTTGTTAGGATTTAATCTTATAAGTGAAAAAAGTTCATTTACTCCCTCATTTACTCGCGACTTAAAAAAGCTAACTTTTACAGCACCCCACTCATACTCAAAAGTCGGCTTTGGTAAACCATACTTTTTGCAATCATTGACAATACTAATAGTCCCTCTACCCCAATTTTCTATAAAACCACATTTATAAAAAACTGACGCCATTACAGGGTTATAGGGTTTTGACTGATGTGGTATAATAAATTTTTCTATTGGGACTTCGACACTCAAGGTCGCACCATTAAATATAATAAGCTTATCAGCATACTGAGGTGTACCCGTTTTAGTGGAGAGATTTTTAAGCCACAAATTTTTCTTCAAACTTTGAAGGGCTTTGATAGCCAATGAAAGAATGAAGTCTTTTCCTATTGTAAAATACTTCAATATATTTGAAAACATCTTTTCTCAATTCTTCATAATTTTCAAATTTATTTCTATAAATCAATTCTGTTTTGATTGTCTTGAAAAAAGATTCTGCAACTGCATTATCCCAACAATCTCCTTTGCGGCTCATACTGGATTCAAAACCATTCCAGAATAAAATTTTCCGGAACAGATTGCTTTGATATTGAGAACCTCTGTCCGAATGAAATATTAATCCCGAAGCAGGCTTCCTTTTTCTGATGGCACTTCTGAGAGCATCAATCACAAGTTCTTTTTTCATATGGTTTTTCAACGACCAGCCAACTACTTTTCTGGAATATAAATCGACGATTACACACAAATAATAAAATCCATTTTTTATTTTGATATATGTAATATCAGAAACCCAAACTTTATTTGGTGCATATGCAAAAAAATTTCGATCCAGGAGATTTGGAGAGACTGGGAGATTTTGATTCGTTACAGTTGTTGTGACTTGAAATCTTGCAGGTTGAATACCCTGTATTTTCAGCTCTTTCATGAGTCTTTTTACTCTTCTTTTCCCTATAAAATTTTCCTGTTGATGTAGCTCTTTTACAATTCTCCTCGCTCCATAAACTTTTTCGTTCTCTTCGTAAATATTCAATATCTTTCGTTTCAGAATTCCATCTTGAAATTTTCTTTCAGAAGAATTGGCTCTCCGCTTCTTGTAATAGTTACTGGGTGATATTCCTAAAACCCTGCACATTCTCTCTACCGTATATTCCTTACGGTTTTCATTTATCACAGATACTATTATTTCTGTAGTTTTGAGAGAACGGCCATAGCCTTTTTTAAGATATCACGTTCCATCTTTGCTTCGGACAATTCATACTGAAGCTGTTGGATTTCAATATCTTTGGGATCGATTTTCTTTTCCATTATATCACCTTTCTTGAATTGTAAATTCTTTCTCCAATGATACAAAAGATCTTTTCGTATTCCTAAATTGGAAGCAATTTCTTTTGCTGATTTGCCGGATGAAATAAAATGATTTACTGCATCCTTTTTGAATTCCTCTGTATATGTTTCCCTTGTTTTTGGTCCCTTGGTCATTTTTATCCTCTTTTAAAGGCTAAAATTTCTACACTTTTTCGGGTACAGTTCATACACTTTAATCTGCAAGTTTGACGAATTTGAATAATCTCGATGGATTAAAGCGTTAATAATAGCTTCGCGGAGTGCTTCATAAGGATATTCTAATTTTTCTCGACGATGTACACCGTCATAAGAGATATACGCTTTTAGATATTTAAGCCTCAAAATATCCATAATCGTATCTACTTGATCAATTAAATTACCTTCAATAATGTCGCTACTTTGAACTTCTGTTTCACTTAAGAATTTACCAATTTTTGAATGCGATTGTATATAATATTGCTGTGGGTTTTTAGCAAAAAGCAAAACAGCAGCTCGTTTTAAATATTGTCCATCGTATAAGTTAAGTTTTCTAAACAAATCTTCAATACTGTCTTCGTTAGTAATATTAGGTATTCTATCGATAGCGAGTTGCTTAAACTTTTTTACCGTATCTAAATTTACTTCGTTTAAGTTAAACCTATCTTCAATAACATCATCCCAAGTTTTGCCATACTTTTTTAACAAAAAGTTAGTGAGATTTGAACCATTCAATTCTATAGTGCTACTACCACTTCTTTTATAAAACTTTCCATTAAAAGAAATAGGTGCGAAATTTTTTGCGACCTCTACCTTTATATATGCTTTTCGATTCTTTGACAACCCTAAAACATCGGCAACAATTCCTAACCTCGAATTAATTTTATTCGGTAAAAGATTTAAAAGGTCTTTTATATTCTCTATACCTACAACTTTACCTTTATCATCTATACCTATAAATAACGTACCGCCATCAGTATTAGCGAAGGCAGCAATTGTCTTCAAATACTCATCACGCCAAGACTGTTTAAACTCAACACTTTGAGACTCGCCCTTTTCAATCATACCTATCAATAAATAATTCTACACCACCGAGCTTGGCAAACTCACCAGGTGCGCCTCTGCCGCTTCGGCATTGGGTAGCTCCCCACGCAGTGCACCTTCGAAAGCGGGTAAGCGGTGCATCAACTGCCACACCGGTCTTGTCATAACACCAGCACTGTTTGTTTTCGCAAGCAGCTCGTTGCGTTTTTCAATACTCGGGCAATATACCGAATTGAGCCAGTAGTTTGAACGAGCATACGCAGGTTCTTTTACAAAAATATAATCGCTGTTCGAGAAGAACTCTTCGTAATGTTTTGCAATTTTTCGTTTGCTTTCAAGAAAGCTATTTAACTGCTCCATTTGAGCACAGCCCAATGCTGCATTCAAGTTGGGCATTCGAAAATTAAACCCGGGTTCGTCATGATAAAATTCATACGGGTGCGGCCTCTTGGCGGTCGTTGTCAAGTGCTTCGCTCTTACGCCGTCATCGGGGTTGGCACAGAGTAACATGCCACCGCCACCCGTGGTGATAATTTTATTGCCGTTAAAACTTAAGATCCCGAAATCTCCCCAAGTACCAGTGTGGCGTTCTTTGTAAAAAGAGCCCAGACTCTCGGCAGCGTCTTCAATTAAAACTAAATTCCAGTTTTTTGCTATTTGCAAAAATTCGTCGAGCTGCACAGGGTGGCCAAAGGTGTGCATCGGGACGATTGCTTTTATTTTCTTGGCAGTCTCTTTGTGAACACAATGTCCATCCTCATCTAAACGTGCATTTTTATCGAGCCATTTCCCTGTCGCAACGGGGCATAAACCAAACGCTTGTGATTCAATATCAATCAAAACCGGCTTCGCACCCAAGTGATAAATAGCATTGCACGTCGCTACGAACGTGAGAGCCTGCGTAATGACTAAATCATCCTGCCCCACACCGGCCATATAGAGTGCGGTTGAAAGCGCAGCCGTGCCGTTTACGGTGGCAACGGCGCGAGGCGAACCGGTAAATGTTGCAATTTTATTTTCAAAGTCGTCTACAAACTTACCCACGCTTGAAACAAACGTGCTATCAATCGTTTCGGCTATGTACTTTTTTTCATTACCACGAAACTGCGGCGCATGCAGTGGGATGTATTCATTCGTTTGATAAATATCTCGTATAAATGAAATTAATTTATCTACCATAAAATTTTACATTTTGCTATCAAGATATTTACCGGTATCCTTGTAATCAAAATCAGGTAGCAGCTCAAAAAACAATCGAACAATATCTTCTTTTGTCCATGATAAATTTGCCTTCATCTGAGTTATTTTCTGCTCGAATGTATTCAATAGTGCATCATTGAAAACTGCATCATTTTTAATGATACCTAATTTCTCAAAGCGAGTCATATCAAGAGTTTCGTTTTCGGTAAAAAACTCCTCGAAATCTTTTTCACCGGTTGTGTCGCTTTTCGTGAAAAGACATGGCCATTTACCTTGTTCGGGCAACGTTTTTGCGAGCTCGCGCGCTTCGTCTTCACTGTTGCACAACTCCGGTTCATAACCTCTCAACTTTAAGTAATGGGTGGCTATTTCAGCAAACGTAATTAAATGCAACTCTTCACTCAGCTTAGGAAAAAAGATGTCTCTGTTATCGCCTAAAATACACGACATTAAACAAAGCTCTCCCGATTCTTGTGGAGTGACAAAATAACGCTTCACGTCATTCGGTGCCACAATGGGCTGCCGCTTTTGAATGCGCTGGTCAAAGCCATGCAAAAGTGAACCGTCTGAAAATGCAACATTCGCAAACCGTGCCGTCGAGATATTGATCTCAAGACTACGGCGCATTAAAAACATTTCCATAATACGTTTTGACGCTCCCATCATATTCACGGGGTTGGCGGCCTTATCGGTCGATACACAAAAATATTTTTTTACACCCGCGCGGATGGCCTGCTTTAGCGTTTTTTCGGTATTGAGAATATTGGTTTGAACCATACGCATCAAAGTAAAGGCGTCTTTTTCACTGCGCACATGCTTGAGTGCCGAAAGGTTCAACACATAATCATACTCTCCATCCCACTCAAAAAAAGCATCATACTCTACCGAGCCAATATCAAGCGCAAAAGTTTTGAAATCACCGTCGATATAACCAAACGAACTGCGAATATCGCGAACCAGCTCGACTAAATTATTTTCGCTGACATCAACCACATGCAACTTTTGCGGTTTGCGCTTAAAAATTTCCTTAACAACCGCTTGGCCAATTGAGCCTGCCCCACCCAAAACTAAAAACCGCGATGCTGAAACGATACTTGAAAGTTCAGTTTCGTGGTGTGCTAAATCGCGGGTAAAGAGCGGGTCGGTGCGGCCGATAAGATTAAGGGTGTTCATGCTAAGGTTGTTGTTATAGATTTTTTTTATATAGGAATTGCTATTTTAATAAGATCTTGGTTAAATGATGAGGTGTTTAGTGAGTAGGTTTTACCTTAGCAAATCTATGTTGCTTCTTAAAAAATCAGATCCGATTTTCGCTCGAATTTCTCCATGCCAAACATTCCCTATATCATCTACTTTTTGAAAATGTTTCCAAAACTTTTTTTGCAAATCCTCATCTTCTTTTGTAATCTTCCAAGACCCGCGAACTCTCGATTCCATTTCAAGAACTACTGATTTAATTTCTTCCGGGGTGCTTTCATACAAATCAACACCGATACCAAGGCCGTCTTCTCTGCTTGACATATAATAAGCCGCATTCATTTCAAAAATCTCTTGAATAGTTAGAAATCGTTTTTTTTCTCTTGACCAATGCTTTTTCACTGTAATAAGAAATTTATCACTAAAAGTTGAGATAATACCAATAGGAACATGATCAACGTATAAAATCGGTCTTCTAAAAATATATGGAACTCCATCAAATCCAGTGCCATTTGAAATACAAAATTCACATTTTGCACCTAAATAAATATCCATAAAATCTGAACGAAGGCCATTATATGAATAATCGATAATTTTTGGATGAAATACATTCAAAGGCTCTTTTACCTTTACCCCCATTCGTATTACATAATAACCCATTTCTGCCAATTCTAATGCTGCCTTACCATAGTTTTGGATATTGCAGTTACGGTAATCGTGATAAGACCAATCTCTCCAAGGAAGAGCAGACTTTAAATAACTATCATCTCTAATATGCAAACAAATAAATTTACTTCCTTTTTCAATTCCAAGTGCTAATAAACCATCCAATCCTTTTTTTTCTTCTCTTTCAGTAAACTGAATATGGGCAGGGTATTGATCTAATAGATTATGAACATCTCTATCATTTGCTGAATTGTCACCAATTCGATGAATATCGCCACCTGGAAAAAGAGTATTAAAATAATTTACTGATGAAAATAAAAATGTTGGAAAAACGTGTAGCTTTCTCTTTATCATTCTATTTAATTGATAATTGCAAATTGGATAGTTGTTATACCAAATATCTATAAAACGACCTTTAGGTTTATTCACTCCAGCATCCAATTCACATAAATATAATTCTGTGTTCCCTGAAAAATGACCAATTCTTTCACTTATTAGCAATTGAATTCTAATCAAAATTAAAGGCTTAATGATTCGTATTAATATAAAGATAATAAATCCCACTGGAGAAAATATAAAAATACAAAGATACCAAAAAATTTTAATTACAATAATTTTTTTAACTTGAAAATTACTCTTAAATAAATTCAAAAGCATAAATTTTAATTTCATTTTAATAAAATTCATCAAAACATTCCATAAAAAAAATTTTCATAATAAATACTGATATCTACGAAGAAATGTTGTGCTAATTTTAGATTTTATTTCACCGTGCATTTCTTTTTTCTGAAATACCTCCCAAAACTTCTTTTGAAGTTCGGTATCCTGAATTGTATCTTCCCATTCTCCTTTAATTCTTGATTCCATTTCCATGACTCCTTCAATAATTTCTTCTGGAGAAGTTTCGATTAAATCAATTCCAGAAGACTCAAATTCACTTGACCTCATAAAATATCCCGCTCCAGAATCAAAAATCTCCTTAAAATTCATGTATCTTTTTTCATTTTTAAGCCAATGAAGCTTTGTAGTTGCTATGAATTTATCACTAAATGTAGCTATGATTCCAAGAGGGACATGATTCATGTATATAATTGGCCTTCTAAATATGAAAGGCACTGCATCAAATCCAGTACCAGTAGAAATACAAAATTCACATTTAGCGCCTAAATAAATATCCATAAAATCATTTCGTAAATCACTCACTGCATAATCGATTATATTCTTATGAGAAACAGACATTTTTTTATTCACAACTGCACCCATTCTAAAAATAACATAACCCTTTTCTGCTAATGCAACGAGAGCTGGAACATAATTTTGAATATCTCCATCTCTATAATTATGGTAAGACCAATCTACTCTTAAGTTTGAACTATTACTCTGATTATCCAAATATGCTGAATCTCTAACAGTAATACAGATAAACTTCCCATTATTTGGAACTCCAAACAATTTTAATTGCCTTTCTCCCTCAATCTCTTCTTCTTGCGTAAAACTTAAGTGCGCAGGATATTTATCCAGCAAATTATTCACATCTCTGTCACAACAGGTATTTGTACCGATTGTAAACTTATTAAATCCCGGTATTTTTCTATTTAATCTATCTGCTAAGGCAAAGAAGCTTCCTGTTTTTATATTAATTATTCGCATCCACATTTTTTTTAATTGTAAATTGCAATCATTTAGTTCTTGGTACCATATATCAAAATATCGCTTAATAGGGACATTGATTCCTTCTTCTTTTTCACATAAGTATAGTTCAACATTCGCAGCAAAATGACCTAACCTCCAATAAATTAGGGGCTCGAGCCTAATCAAAAAAAATGGGCTAATAATTCGAATAATCAAAATAAAGATAGCTATAAACGGGAGATAAATGAGAAAAATCGTGTAGTGGAAGAAAAAATCTTTAAAACGATATAATTTTCGTATAACTTCCTTTTTCCCTCCAAGTCGTATGTGCTGAATTTGTCTTTTAAAAAAATTATTAATCTTAAACATAAATAACTTCTATTTTGTTACTCCATGAAAAGTTCCCTATAATTACCTTTGCGAAGAACTTCTCCTTTGTTTAACTCAATTATAAAATCACAATTCTTTATTGTACTTAATCTGTGAGCTATTATGATTATTGTTAAATCCTTTTCTAAATTTTCTATTGCTTCCATTACTGATTTTTCGGTTTCGTTATCTAACGCACTTGTAGCCTCATCAAAAATAATTAATGATGCGTTTTTATACAAAGCTCTAGCAATTCCTATTCTTTGCTTCTGTCCTCCTGAAAATCGAACTCCCCTTTCCCCTGCCATTGTATTATAACCATCTTTCAAGGATTCAATAAACTCTGAAATTTGGGCTTTTCTTGCTGATTCTTTTACTTTATTAAAATCTATATCTTCTGTCTTAACACCAAAAGCAATATTTTCGATAATTGTAGCATCGGAAAAAAAAATATTCTGCGGAACATGAGCTATGTTTTTCTGCCAAGACTGAATATTTTCCATGGTTAGTACAATATTATCTACGAAAATTTTACCTTTAAAAGGAGTTAATAATCCCATAATTATATCGGTTAAAGTACTTTTACCACTTCCTGTTTTGCCTATAATCCCAATTTTACTCCCTTTCAAAATGTCAAAACTGATGTTTTTTAAAACATAAGGCTCTGAATTTGAGTATTTAAAACAGATATTAACTAACTCAAGTTTGGAACTAAAAACTATTCCCCCTGTACCAATAGTATCTGAATATATAG from Leptospiraceae bacterium encodes:
- a CDS encoding TIGR04372 family glycosyltransferase, which produces MNFIKMKLKFMLLNLFKSNFQVKKIIVIKIFWYLCIFIFSPVGFIIFILIRIIKPLILIRIQLLISERIGHFSGNTELYLCELDAGVNKPKGRFIDIWYNNYPICNYQLNRMIKRKLHVFPTFLFSSVNYFNTLFPGGDIHRIGDNSANDRDVHNLLDQYPAHIQFTEREEKKGLDGLLALGIEKGSKFICLHIRDDSYLKSALPWRDWSYHDYRNCNIQNYGKAALELAEMGYYVIRMGVKVKEPLNVFHPKIIDYSYNGLRSDFMDIYLGAKCEFCISNGTGFDGVPYIFRRPILYVDHVPIGIISTFSDKFLITVKKHWSREKKRFLTIQEIFEMNAAYYMSSREDGLGIGVDLYESTPEEIKSVVLEMESRVRGSWKITKEDEDLQKKFWKHFQKVDDIGNVWHGEIRAKIGSDFLRSNIDLLR
- a CDS encoding NeuD/PglB/VioB family sugar acetyltransferase; this translates as MQSETTKPEIILVGGGGHCRSVIDVIELQDTYKILGIVDLPQNVGKTVLGYPVLGDDAQLSVLYKKAHQAVITIGHIKDNAARVRVYEQLKKTGYTLPVIISPLAYVSKYAKIGEGTVVMHHAIVNANAEVGVNCIINTKALVEHDAVIENHCHIATAAVINGGVRVCENSFVGSNVTSKQGVVVSGFIKAGSIVK
- a CDS encoding TIGR04372 family glycosyltransferase, yielding MRIINIKTGSFFALADRLNRKIPGFNKFTIGTNTCCDRDVNNLLDKYPAHLSFTQEEEIEGERQLKLFGVPNNGKFICITVRDSAYLDNQSNSSNLRVDWSYHNYRDGDIQNYVPALVALAEKGYVIFRMGAVVNKKMSVSHKNIIDYAVSDLRNDFMDIYLGAKCEFCISTGTGFDAVPFIFRRPIIYMNHVPLGIIATFSDKFIATTKLHWLKNEKRYMNFKEIFDSGAGYFMRSSEFESSGIDLIETSPEEIIEGVMEMESRIKGEWEDTIQDTELQKKFWEVFQKKEMHGEIKSKISTTFLRRYQYLL
- a CDS encoding IS3 family transposase (programmed frameshift); this translates as MTKGPKTRETYTEEFKKDAVNHFISSGKSAKEIASNLGIRKDLLYHWRKNLQFKKGDIMEKKIDPKDIEIQQLQYELSEAKMERDILKKAMAGSLKTTEIIVSVINENRKEYTVERMCRVLGISPSNYYKKRRANSSERKFQDGILKRKILNIYEENEKVYGARRIVKELHQQENFIGKRRVKRLMKELKIQGIQPARFQVTTTVTNQNLPVSPNLLDRNFFAYAPNKVWVSDITYIKIKNGFYYLCVIVDLYSRKVVGWSLKNHMKKELVIDALRSAIRKRKPASGLIFHSDRGSQYQSNLFRKILFWNGFESSMSRKGDCWDNAVAESFFKTIKTELIYRNKFENYEELRKDVFKYIEVFYNRKRLHSFIGYQSPSKFEEKFVA
- a CDS encoding LegC family aminotransferase yields the protein MVDKLISFIRDIYQTNEYIPLHAPQFRGNEKKYIAETIDSTFVSSVGKFVDDFENKIATFTGSPRAVATVNGTAALSTALYMAGVGQDDLVITQALTFVATCNAIYHLGAKPVLIDIESQAFGLCPVATGKWLDKNARLDEDGHCVHKETAKKIKAIVPMHTFGHPVQLDEFLQIAKNWNLVLIEDAAESLGSFYKERHTGTWGDFGILSFNGNKIITTGGGGMLLCANPDDGVRAKHLTTTAKRPHPYEFYHDEPGFNFRMPNLNAALGCAQMEQLNSFLESKRKIAKHYEEFFSNSDYIFVKEPAYARSNYWLNSVYCPSIEKRNELLAKTNSAGVMTRPVWQLMHRLPAFEGALRGELPNAEAAEAHLVSLPSSVV
- a CDS encoding putative DNA binding domain-containing protein, giving the protein MIEKGESQSVEFKQSWRDEYLKTIAAFANTDGGTLFIGIDDKGKVVGIENIKDLLNLLPNKINSRLGIVADVLGLSKNRKAYIKVEVAKNFAPISFNGKFYKRSGSSTIELNGSNLTNFLLKKYGKTWDDVIEDRFNLNEVNLDTVKKFKQLAIDRIPNITNEDSIEDLFRKLNLYDGQYLKRAAVLLFAKNPQQYYIQSHSKIGKFLSETEVQSSDIIEGNLIDQVDTIMDILRLKYLKAYISYDGVHRREKLEYPYEALREAIINALIHRDYSNSSNLQIKVYELYPKKCRNFSL
- a CDS encoding UDP-N-acetylglucosamine 4,6-dehydratase, which encodes MNTLNLIGRTDPLFTRDLAHHETELSSIVSASRFLVLGGAGSIGQAVVKEIFKRKPQKLHVVDVSENNLVELVRDIRSSFGYIDGDFKTFALDIGSVEYDAFFEWDGEYDYVLNLSALKHVRSEKDAFTLMRMVQTNILNTEKTLKQAIRAGVKKYFCVSTDKAANPVNMMGASKRIMEMFLMRRSLEINISTARFANVAFSDGSLLHGFDQRIQKRQPIVAPNDVKRYFVTPQESGELCLMSCILGDNRDIFFPKLSEELHLITFAEIATHYLKLRGYEPELCNSEDEARELAKTLPEQGKWPCLFTKSDTTGEKDFEEFFTENETLDMTRFEKLGIIKNDAVFNDALLNTFEQKITQMKANLSWTKEDIVRLFFELLPDFDYKDTGKYLDSKM